The following are from one region of the Staphylococcus argenteus genome:
- the moaC gene encoding cyclic pyranopterin monophosphate synthase MoaC, with protein MTEFTHINQQGHAKMVDVSDKNITKRTAIAHSSITVNETIYNQITTNTTAKGNVLNTAQIAGIMAAKNTSTIIPMCHPLPLTGIDIYFQWDETHAPNYTLNIQTTVSTTGKTGVEMEALTAASATALTIYDMTKAVDKGMIIGETYLESKSGGKSGDYHRLSNK; from the coding sequence ATGACTGAATTTACTCATATTAATCAACAAGGTCATGCAAAAATGGTCGACGTTTCTGACAAAAATATTACAAAAAGAACTGCTATCGCTCATTCAAGTATTACTGTAAATGAAACTATTTACAATCAAATAACAACAAATACCACTGCCAAAGGTAACGTATTAAATACTGCACAAATTGCTGGTATTATGGCAGCTAAAAATACATCAACAATTATACCTATGTGTCATCCTTTGCCATTGACTGGCATAGATATTTATTTTCAATGGGATGAAACACATGCACCAAACTATACATTAAATATACAAACAACAGTCTCAACTACTGGCAAAACTGGTGTTGAAATGGAAGCTTTAACTGCAGCTTCTGCTACCGCATTAACCATTTACGACATGACAAAAGCAGTCGATAAAGGAATGATTATTGGCGAAACATATCTTGAAAGTAAATCTGGCGGTAAATCTGGAGACTATCACCGATTGTCAAATAAGTAA